Proteins from a single region of Caloramator sp. E03:
- the dnaK gene encoding molecular chaperone DnaK, with protein sequence MGRVIGIDLGTTYSCMAYMEGGEPVVIPNSEGARTTASVVAFKPNGERIVGQVAKRQAITNPDRTIMSIKRHMGTDYKVTIDGKSYTPQEISAMILAKLKADAESYFGEPVTEAVITVPAYFNDSQRQATKDAGRIAGLEVLRIINEPTAASLAYGLDKMDRNQKILVYDLGGGTFDVSILEIGDGVFEVKSTNGNTHLGGDDFDQRIMDYLCDNFKAEYGIDLRNDKMALQRLKEAAEKAKIELSTSLSTEINLPFITADATGPKHINVTLTRAKFNELTADLVQATLEPMKNALRDAGLEISQIDKVVLVGGSTRIPAVQELVRNFTGKEPTKGINPDECVAVGAAIQAGVLKGEVKDVLLLDVTPLSLGIETLGGVFTTLIPRNTTIPTRKSQIFSTAADGQTSVEIHVLQGERPMARDNKTLGRFTLSGIPPAPRGVPQIEVTFDIDANGIVHVSAKDLGTGKEANITITASTNLSEEEIQKAVKEAERYAEEDKKRKEEIEVRNNADSIVYQTEKTLKDLEGKLSPEDKSEIEARLKKVKDALNGTDIQAIKNATDELTQKFYEVSSRIYQQSAGNANANPGGNTGNPNDIHADYDVKDDK encoded by the coding sequence ATGGGAAGAGTAATAGGTATTGACCTTGGTACAACTTATTCATGTATGGCTTACATGGAAGGAGGAGAACCAGTAGTTATACCAAACTCAGAGGGTGCAAGAACAACAGCTTCAGTTGTTGCATTTAAACCTAATGGTGAGAGAATAGTAGGTCAGGTTGCAAAGAGGCAGGCTATAACAAATCCAGATAGAACTATAATGTCAATTAAAAGACACATGGGAACTGATTATAAAGTAACTATTGACGGTAAGTCCTATACTCCACAGGAGATATCAGCAATGATACTTGCAAAGTTAAAGGCTGATGCAGAAAGTTATTTTGGGGAACCTGTAACTGAAGCTGTTATTACAGTTCCTGCATATTTTAACGATAGCCAAAGGCAAGCAACAAAGGATGCAGGTAGGATTGCCGGACTTGAAGTCTTAAGAATAATAAACGAACCTACAGCAGCATCACTTGCTTATGGACTTGATAAGATGGATAGAAATCAAAAAATACTTGTATATGACCTTGGCGGAGGTACCTTCGATGTTTCTATACTTGAAATAGGAGATGGAGTATTTGAAGTAAAATCAACTAATGGTAATACACACCTTGGTGGAGATGATTTTGACCAGAGGATAATGGACTATCTTTGTGATAATTTCAAAGCTGAATATGGTATTGACCTTAGAAACGACAAAATGGCACTACAAAGATTAAAGGAAGCTGCTGAAAAGGCAAAAATAGAATTATCAACTTCTCTATCTACAGAGATAAATCTTCCATTTATAACAGCAGATGCAACTGGTCCTAAACACATAAACGTTACATTAACAAGAGCAAAGTTCAATGAATTAACAGCTGACCTTGTTCAAGCAACATTAGAGCCTATGAAGAATGCCTTAAGAGATGCTGGACTTGAAATCAGCCAAATTGATAAAGTGGTTTTAGTTGGAGGATCTACAAGAATACCTGCTGTTCAAGAACTTGTAAGGAATTTTACTGGTAAAGAGCCAACAAAAGGAATAAACCCTGATGAGTGTGTTGCAGTAGGTGCAGCTATTCAGGCAGGAGTATTAAAGGGTGAAGTAAAGGATGTTCTTCTTCTTGATGTAACTCCTCTTTCCCTTGGAATTGAAACCCTTGGAGGGGTATTTACAACATTAATACCAAGAAATACTACTATACCGACAAGAAAGAGCCAGATATTCTCAACTGCTGCTGATGGTCAGACATCCGTTGAGATACACGTTCTCCAAGGTGAAAGACCGATGGCCAGAGATAATAAGACACTTGGAAGATTTACTCTCTCTGGAATACCACCTGCTCCAAGAGGAGTACCTCAAATTGAAGTTACTTTTGATATAGATGCAAATGGAATAGTTCATGTTTCAGCTAAAGATTTAGGTACTGGTAAGGAAGCAAACATTACTATAACAGCTTCAACTAACCTTTCAGAAGAAGAGATACAAAAGGCAGTTAAGGAAGCTGAAAGGTATGCAGAAGAGGATAAGAAGAGAAAGGAAGAAATTGAAGTTAGAAATAATGCTGATTCTATAGTGTACCAGACAGAAAAAACATTAAAGGATCTTGAAGGAAAGCTTTCACCAGAGGATAAATCAGAAATAGAAGCAAGGTTAAAGAAGGTAAAGGATGCTCTTAATGGTACAGATATTCAAGCTATAAAAAATGCTACTGATGAACTTACACAAAAATTCTATGAAGTTTCATCAAGGATATATCAGCAGTCTGCAGGAAATGCTAATGCAAATCCAGGAGGTAATACTGGTAACCCAAACGATATACATGCTGACTACGATGTAAAGGACGACAAATAG
- a CDS encoding nucleotide exchange factor GrpE: MTEENVMKNENIQDEKNMSNYCNEESKVQDKNIENDVETKINEVNDELKQDFQQLYLELLKKYEAKEKEANDYLDMLRRNMADFDNYRKRTNKEKESMYDDGIIDAVKNLLPVLDNLERALEYNNESESLIEGIKMIVKLFKDTIAKMNIQEINALGEKFNPEYHNAVMHVEDENYGENEVVEVLQKGYKYKDKILRYSMVKVAN, encoded by the coding sequence GTGACAGAAGAAAATGTAATGAAAAATGAAAACATTCAAGATGAAAAAAATATGAGTAATTATTGTAATGAAGAAAGTAAAGTTCAAGACAAAAATATTGAAAATGATGTTGAAACTAAAATCAATGAAGTCAATGATGAATTAAAGCAAGATTTTCAACAACTTTATTTAGAACTTTTAAAAAAGTATGAGGCTAAGGAAAAGGAAGCTAATGATTATCTTGATATGTTAAGGCGTAACATGGCTGATTTTGATAACTATCGTAAAAGAACGAACAAAGAAAAAGAGAGTATGTATGATGATGGCATTATAGATGCGGTAAAGAATCTTTTACCAGTTCTTGACAATCTTGAAAGGGCACTTGAGTATAACAATGAAAGTGAAAGTCTTATTGAAGGAATTAAAATGATAGTTAAACTTTTTAAAGATACCATAGCAAAGATGAATATTCAGGAAATTAATGCTTTGGGAGAAAAATTTAACCCAGAATATCATAATGCAGTAATGCATGTGGAAGATGAAAACTATGGTGAAAATGAAGTTGTTGAAGTCCTACAAAAAGGATATAAATATAAAGACAAAATACTGCGTTACAGCATGGTTAAAGTAGCTAATTAA
- the hrcA gene encoding heat-inducible transcriptional repressor HrcA, with amino-acid sequence MDLGERKKTILRAVIIDYIDTAEPVGSRTIAKKYEMGISSATIRNEMADLEELGYLEQPHTSAGRIPSDKGYRFFVNEIMEKQKPSIYEIENIKNYFETTEIDEIDKTIKQISKLLSNLTQYTSAVLSPSVKKSSVKSIQLIQLSSTDIIAVIVTDTGIIRHCKIKIPRPISNNTLTTINNMLNAKLVGLTVEDIDLSVISSIQLELKGYNEILSSIIPVLNESLKSYDCDIILDGTTNIFYYPEYNDLEKAKNFLSLLEHKEKLLDIFSDDDNNISVSIGKENIYDEIKECSIVKATYKIGNKAVGKIGVIGPTRMNYAKVIGILMYFTNILNQMLRNHIDE; translated from the coding sequence ATGGATTTGGGCGAGAGGAAAAAGACTATTTTAAGGGCAGTGATAATAGACTATATAGATACAGCAGAACCAGTAGGCTCAAGAACAATAGCCAAAAAATATGAGATGGGGATTAGTTCGGCAACTATTAGAAATGAAATGGCTGACCTTGAGGAGCTTGGATATCTTGAACAGCCTCATACTTCTGCTGGAAGAATTCCTTCTGATAAAGGATATAGATTCTTTGTAAATGAAATTATGGAAAAACAAAAGCCATCAATATATGAAATAGAAAATATTAAAAATTATTTTGAAACAACTGAAATTGATGAGATTGATAAGACAATAAAACAGATATCAAAGCTGCTGTCAAATTTAACTCAATATACTTCAGCAGTGCTTTCACCCTCTGTAAAAAAAAGTTCAGTAAAATCGATACAGCTTATACAGCTAAGTTCTACAGATATAATTGCAGTAATAGTAACTGATACTGGAATAATAAGACATTGTAAAATAAAAATACCAAGACCAATATCAAATAACACTTTAACAACAATAAATAATATGTTGAATGCAAAACTTGTAGGACTTACAGTTGAAGATATAGACTTGTCTGTTATTTCTTCTATACAGCTTGAGTTGAAGGGGTATAATGAAATATTAAGTTCTATTATACCAGTGCTTAATGAAAGCCTTAAATCCTATGATTGTGACATAATACTTGATGGAACAACCAATATTTTTTATTATCCTGAGTATAACGATTTAGAAAAGGCAAAAAATTTTCTTTCACTGCTTGAGCATAAAGAAAAGCTTTTAGATATATTCTCCGATGATGATAACAATATAAGTGTATCTATAGGAAAAGAGAATATATATGATGAGATAAAGGAATGCAGCATTGTAAAAGCTACTTATAAAATTGGAAATAAAGCAGTAGGAAAAATAGGAGTTATAGGACCAACAAGGATGAATTATGCAAAGGTTATTGGTATTTTAATGTATTTTACAAATATATTAAATCAAATGCTTAGGAACCATATAGATGAATAA
- the hemW gene encoding radical SAM family heme chaperone HemW yields the protein MIKSLYVHIPFCIKKCLYCDFNSYVRLNEQDAYINALLTEIRKIKQNKFDTIFVGGGTPTILSISNLKKLLEQLKFFEPLEFTFETNPGTVDIEKVKLLKMFGVNRISIGLQAWQDTLLQKLGRIHKLDDFLRTYDILIKSGFENINIDLMFGIPDQSMEDWIETIENVLKLNPKHISCYSLIVEEGTPFFEMYNKGKLILPDDDIEREMYYYAVKRLSAHGIQRYEISNFSKKGYECRHNITYWMDEEYIGIGAGAHSYIKNVRFSNYRDIQKYIEGINLGNAIMESETIDYNDEMAEFMFMGLRMASGIKKERFKKRFNKDINDVYKIEINNLIRQGLLIDVGDSIRLTDRGIDFSNKVFINFLK from the coding sequence ATGATAAAATCGCTTTATGTGCACATACCATTTTGCATTAAAAAGTGCCTCTACTGTGATTTTAACTCTTATGTAAGATTAAATGAGCAGGATGCATATATTAATGCTCTTTTAACTGAAATTAGAAAAATTAAACAGAATAAATTTGATACAATATTTGTTGGTGGGGGTACTCCCACCATTTTATCTATATCAAACTTAAAAAAGCTTCTTGAACAGTTAAAGTTTTTTGAGCCTTTAGAGTTTACTTTTGAAACAAATCCTGGAACTGTAGATATTGAAAAGGTTAAACTTTTAAAAATGTTTGGAGTCAACAGGATTTCCATTGGTCTACAGGCATGGCAGGATACTCTTCTACAAAAACTTGGAAGGATACACAAATTAGATGATTTTTTAAGAACCTATGATATTTTAATCAAATCGGGCTTTGAAAATATAAATATAGACTTAATGTTTGGAATACCAGATCAAAGCATGGAGGACTGGATAGAAACAATAGAAAATGTTTTGAAGTTAAATCCAAAACATATATCCTGTTATAGTTTAATAGTTGAAGAAGGTACACCATTTTTTGAAATGTATAACAAGGGGAAACTTATTCTTCCTGATGATGATATTGAAAGAGAAATGTATTATTATGCGGTTAAAAGACTATCTGCTCATGGAATTCAAAGATATGAAATATCAAATTTTTCGAAAAAAGGATATGAATGTAGACATAATATAACCTATTGGATGGATGAAGAATATATAGGTATAGGAGCAGGTGCCCATTCATATATTAAAAATGTTAGATTTTCAAATTATAGAGATATACAAAAGTATATTGAAGGAATCAATTTAGGGAATGCTATTATGGAGAGTGAAACTATAGATTATAATGATGAAATGGCAGAATTTATGTTTATGGGACTTAGGATGGCAAGTGGCATTAAGAAAGAAAGATTTAAAAAAAGATTCAATAAAGATATAAATGACGTTTATAAAATTGAAATCAATAATCTAATCAGGCAGGGACTTTTAATTGATGTTGGTGATAGTATTAGGCTTACTGATAGGGGAATAGACTTTTCAAACAAAGTTTTTATTAATTTTTTAAAATAG
- the lepA gene encoding translation elongation factor 4 — protein MPSKRQEKIRNFCIIAHIDHGKSTLADRLIEATGTLTKREMEDQVLDTMELEKERGITIKSQAVRLIYVDSKGEEYILNLIDTPGHVDFNYEVSRSLAACEGAILVVDATQGIQAQTLANCYLALDHDLEIVPVINKIDLQSARPDEVKKEIEDVIGLDCSDAPLISAKVGIGIDEVLKAIIDKIPSPKGDENAPLKALIFDSIYDSYKGVVCFVRIKDGTVKKGTKIKLMMTGKEYEVTEVGIFRPSFMEVTELKAGDVGYITASIKNVRDARVGDTITEAERVADEPLPGYRPAIPMVFSGFYPADSSKYEELKEALEKLQLNDAALTFEPETSVALGFGFRCGFLGLLHLEIVQERLEREYNLDLVTTAPSVIYRIILTNGDVLELTNPTNMPSPTEIDYMEEPVVNASIICPDEYVGSVMELCQGRRGTFKNMEYLEPTRVMLHYEIPLNEIIYDFFDVLKSRTKGYASLDYELAGYKKSELVKLDILLNGDVVDALSQIVPKERAYHRGRAIAEKLKEVIPRQQFEIPIQAAIGSKIIARETIKALRKDVLAKCYGGDISRKKKLLEKQKEGKKRMKQIGTVEVPQEAFMAVLKVEQ, from the coding sequence ATGCCAAGCAAAAGACAAGAAAAGATAAGGAATTTCTGCATAATAGCTCATATAGACCATGGAAAATCAACTTTAGCAGATAGATTAATTGAAGCAACTGGAACATTAACAAAGAGAGAGATGGAGGATCAAGTTCTTGATACTATGGAGCTTGAGAAGGAAAGAGGAATTACTATAAAATCTCAAGCTGTAAGACTTATATATGTGGATTCAAAGGGAGAAGAATATATACTAAATCTTATAGATACCCCTGGTCATGTGGATTTTAACTATGAAGTATCAAGAAGTCTTGCAGCCTGTGAAGGAGCTATCCTTGTTGTTGATGCAACTCAGGGTATACAGGCTCAGACTTTAGCAAACTGTTATCTTGCACTTGATCATGACCTTGAAATAGTGCCTGTTATAAATAAAATTGATCTTCAAAGTGCAAGGCCAGATGAGGTTAAAAAGGAGATTGAAGATGTAATAGGACTTGACTGTTCTGATGCACCGCTTATTTCTGCAAAGGTTGGAATAGGAATTGATGAAGTTTTAAAGGCTATCATTGATAAAATACCATCACCAAAAGGGGATGAAAATGCTCCACTTAAAGCATTAATTTTTGATAGTATATACGATTCTTATAAAGGTGTTGTATGCTTTGTCAGAATTAAAGACGGTACTGTTAAAAAAGGTACAAAGATAAAGCTTATGATGACGGGAAAGGAATATGAAGTAACTGAAGTGGGTATATTCAGACCAAGTTTTATGGAAGTTACAGAGCTTAAAGCTGGTGATGTTGGATATATTACTGCTAGTATTAAAAATGTAAGAGATGCAAGAGTGGGGGATACTATAACTGAAGCTGAAAGAGTAGCCGATGAGCCATTGCCTGGTTATAGACCAGCAATTCCTATGGTATTTAGTGGTTTCTATCCTGCTGATAGTTCAAAGTATGAAGAGTTAAAGGAAGCTCTTGAAAAACTTCAACTTAACGATGCAGCTTTAACCTTTGAACCTGAAACTTCTGTAGCTTTAGGGTTTGGATTCAGATGTGGTTTTCTTGGCCTTTTGCATTTGGAGATAGTTCAAGAAAGACTTGAACGAGAATATAACCTTGACCTTGTAACAACAGCTCCAAGTGTTATATATAGAATAATATTAACAAACGGAGATGTTTTAGAACTTACTAACCCTACGAATATGCCTTCTCCTACAGAGATAGATTATATGGAAGAGCCAGTTGTTAATGCTTCTATAATATGTCCAGATGAATATGTAGGTTCAGTTATGGAACTATGCCAGGGAAGAAGAGGAACATTTAAAAATATGGAATACCTTGAACCTACAAGGGTAATGCTTCATTATGAAATTCCGTTAAATGAAATAATATATGACTTCTTTGATGTGCTAAAATCGAGAACTAAAGGTTATGCATCCTTAGACTATGAACTTGCAGGCTATAAAAAGTCAGAGCTTGTAAAACTTGATATATTGTTAAATGGAGATGTTGTTGATGCTTTATCTCAGATAGTACCTAAAGAGAGAGCTTATCATAGAGGCAGGGCAATAGCTGAAAAGCTAAAGGAAGTTATACCAAGACAGCAATTTGAAATACCTATACAAGCGGCGATTGGTTCAAAGATAATTGCAAGAGAGACAATAAAGGCTTTAAGAAAAGATGTACTTGCAAAGTGCTATGGAGGAGATATATCAAGAAAGAAAAAGCTACTTGAAAAGCAAAAGGAAGGTAAAAAACGAATGAAGCAGATTGGAACTGTTGAAGTTCCACAAGAAGCTTTTATGGCAGTATTGAAGGTGGAACAATGA
- a CDS encoding stage II sporulation protein P produces the protein MNKKYCEEIIGKIVFFIIGLYVLIKIFIPIIYPASLASGLYDKYEVYKRILDKSNAYIETIMDYNDFEEDKKELISIIFKYLTDIDISDPRTYLTSQIPMFQLIDITSLISKESGPVVVVPNVAQQDVENESDSENEQNNNNSTNNSVNNSAQDDKTQQNNNSDSPLKVKLGNIKPIKKMKLDPKKPLVLIYHTHTTENYNPQNRTNEDYTTDPNKGVCRLGEEIKNELQNVYGIATIHDTTVHDLPKREGAYAKSRPTVQKYVKQYSSLKIIIDLHRDGNVNINKTTAIISNERYARVMFVVGTNNKNHSKSELMAKKINDVFESLYPNFSRGLMFKKGIYNQDVSSKIILLEVGSDGNSLEEALRSAKVIGRVIAQCLN, from the coding sequence ATGAATAAAAAGTACTGTGAAGAGATTATAGGAAAAATAGTCTTTTTTATAATTGGATTATATGTCCTTATAAAGATTTTTATACCCATTATATATCCCGCAAGTTTAGCATCGGGTTTATATGATAAATATGAAGTCTATAAGAGAATTTTAGATAAATCAAATGCTTATATTGAAACTATAATGGATTATAACGATTTTGAAGAAGATAAAAAGGAGCTAATATCTATAATTTTTAAGTATCTTACAGATATTGACATATCAGATCCAAGAACATATTTAACTTCACAAATTCCAATGTTTCAACTTATAGATATAACTTCTCTAATATCAAAAGAAAGTGGTCCAGTTGTAGTTGTACCAAATGTTGCACAACAGGATGTTGAAAATGAAAGTGATAGTGAAAATGAACAAAATAATAATAATTCAACAAATAATAGTGTAAATAATTCTGCTCAAGATGATAAAACACAACAAAATAATAATTCAGATTCTCCTTTAAAGGTTAAATTAGGTAATATAAAACCTATAAAGAAGATGAAGCTTGATCCTAAAAAGCCCTTGGTTTTAATATATCATACTCATACAACTGAAAACTATAACCCTCAAAATAGAACTAATGAAGATTATACTACAGATCCAAATAAGGGAGTATGCAGGTTAGGAGAAGAAATAAAAAATGAGCTTCAAAATGTTTACGGAATTGCAACTATACATGATACTACTGTACATGATCTTCCTAAAAGAGAAGGAGCATACGCAAAGTCAAGACCTACTGTTCAAAAATATGTAAAACAGTACTCAAGCCTTAAAATAATAATAGATCTTCACAGGGATGGCAATGTTAATATAAACAAGACAACTGCAATAATAAGTAATGAAAGGTATGCAAGGGTTATGTTTGTAGTTGGTACAAACAACAAGAACCATTCAAAAAGTGAGCTTATGGCAAAAAAGATTAATGATGTTTTTGAGAGTTTATATCCTAACTTTTCAAGAGGACTTATGTTTAAAAAAGGAATATACAATCAGGATGTATCTTCAAAGATAATATTACTTGAGGTAGGATCTGATGGAAATAGCCTCGAGGAGGCATTAAGATCAGCAAAGGTAATTGGAAGGGTAATAGCTCAGTGCTTAAATTAA
- the gpr gene encoding GPR endopeptidase, which produces MFNIRTDLAVEAREIYKKSNKREVPGVKVDVEEEMEGIRITTVEVENEVGAKIIGKPIGIYITMEIPGIRHYDADFHDELSKSLAKQLTKLVHLEKNQTALVVGLGNWNVTPDSLGPKVVSKLMITRHLKQYMPDQIEEGIYSVCALSPGVLGITGIETAEIIQGVIEKIKPDVLIAIDALSSRKMERVVSTIQLGNTGISPGSGVGNKRMELTYKSLGIPVIAIGVPTVVDAATMSNDTIDLMIDTLIEQSKDNKDFYNMLKRVDKEEKYGMIKEILNPYIGDLMVTPKEIDSLIEDMSKIIANGINICLHPAIELKDVNRYVH; this is translated from the coding sequence ATGTTTAATATAAGAACGGATCTTGCAGTAGAAGCCAGAGAGATATATAAGAAATCAAATAAAAGAGAAGTACCAGGGGTAAAGGTCGATGTTGAAGAGGAAATGGAAGGTATAAGAATAACAACTGTAGAAGTCGAAAATGAAGTTGGTGCTAAAATTATAGGAAAACCAATTGGAATCTATATAACAATGGAAATACCCGGTATAAGACACTACGATGCAGATTTTCATGATGAGCTTAGCAAATCACTTGCAAAACAACTTACTAAACTTGTTCATCTTGAGAAAAACCAAACTGCTCTTGTTGTTGGGCTCGGCAATTGGAATGTAACCCCAGACTCATTAGGACCTAAAGTTGTATCAAAGCTTATGATAACAAGACACCTTAAACAATATATGCCTGACCAAATTGAAGAAGGAATATATTCTGTTTGTGCTCTATCACCTGGAGTCCTTGGAATAACAGGAATTGAAACTGCTGAAATAATACAAGGGGTTATTGAAAAAATAAAGCCTGATGTATTAATTGCTATAGATGCTCTTTCTTCAAGAAAAATGGAGAGGGTAGTGTCTACAATCCAGCTTGGAAATACAGGGATAAGCCCTGGATCAGGTGTTGGAAACAAGAGAATGGAGCTTACATATAAGTCTCTGGGCATACCTGTTATTGCGATTGGAGTACCTACGGTAGTTGATGCTGCAACTATGTCTAATGATACAATTGATCTAATGATTGATACTTTAATTGAGCAGAGTAAGGATAACAAAGATTTTTATAATATGCTAAAAAGAGTTGATAAAGAAGAAAAATACGGAATGATAAAAGAAATATTGAATCCTTATATAGGAGATCTAATGGTAACTCCAAAGGAAATAGATAGTTTGATTGAGGATATGTCAAAAATAATAGCAAATGGGATTAATATATGCCTTCACCCAGCCATTGAACTTAAAGATGTGAATAGATATGTGCATTAA
- the rpsT gene encoding 30S ribosomal protein S20, which translates to MANIKSAIKRIKITKIRTERNKMVKSAIKTAIKKFEAAVEKGNFDEAKVLLSRASHLIDKAAAKGVIHKNNAARKKSRLAVILNKAAAN; encoded by the coding sequence ATGGCAAATATTAAATCAGCAATAAAGAGAATAAAGATTACTAAAATTAGAACAGAAAGAAATAAAATGGTTAAATCCGCTATAAAGACAGCAATAAAGAAATTTGAAGCTGCTGTTGAAAAAGGAAATTTTGATGAGGCAAAGGTTCTCTTATCCAGAGCTTCTCATTTAATAGATAAGGCTGCTGCAAAAGGAGTTATTCATAAGAACAACGCTGCAAGAAAGAAATCAAGACTTGCTGTAATACTTAATAAAGCAGCTGCAAACTAA
- the holA gene encoding DNA polymerase III subunit delta, whose translation MEKNIDYIIDKGDNMIINTYNDFLNIVSKNKRGIFLICGQEKNLIRKSIKVLYDLITFFPEINLITLSGENINVDSIINSCETMPFFSDRKLVHIKNPDFLKKTKKESSNKNPSLTKEESVENISGNLSSNDIVSFLSKYILELPDNIIFLISYNDDIDLNNKFVTSVKNSGYLVQYNLLKAKDIENIAVEMFKDRGKDIKKAELAYFISDISSIDELEMEIDKICAFAIDEKIITKAHIDAVSYKGIESNIFKLVDAVIKKNADGAISIINNLLFQGENHLIILAMIIRQYRLIYNVKRYLLLKKEQSEIKRILKIKSDIILKNLIVQSNNMNFDELKRAFDLCLEADCNIKRGRISPNLSLEMLIVNLCN comes from the coding sequence ATGGAGAAAAATATAGATTATATTATAGATAAAGGTGATAATATGATAATAAATACATATAATGATTTTTTAAATATAGTATCGAAAAACAAAAGAGGCATTTTTTTGATTTGCGGACAAGAAAAAAATCTAATTAGAAAAAGCATTAAAGTTTTATATGATTTAATAACTTTTTTTCCAGAAATTAATTTAATAACTCTTTCAGGTGAAAATATAAATGTTGATTCTATTATAAATTCTTGCGAAACAATGCCTTTTTTTTCAGATAGAAAACTTGTACATATAAAGAATCCAGATTTTCTAAAGAAAACAAAAAAGGAAAGCTCAAATAAAAATCCTTCCCTTACAAAAGAAGAAAGTGTGGAAAATATTAGTGGAAATTTAAGTTCAAATGATATAGTATCATTTTTAAGTAAATATATTTTAGAACTTCCTGATAATATAATTTTTCTTATAAGTTATAATGATGATATTGATTTAAATAATAAATTCGTAACCTCTGTGAAGAATTCAGGATATCTTGTTCAGTATAACTTGCTTAAAGCAAAGGACATTGAAAATATAGCCGTTGAAATGTTTAAAGATAGAGGAAAGGATATTAAAAAGGCTGAGCTTGCTTATTTTATTTCTGATATTTCGTCTATAGATGAACTTGAGATGGAGATTGATAAAATTTGTGCTTTTGCAATTGACGAAAAGATAATTACAAAAGCTCATATAGATGCAGTTTCTTATAAAGGAATTGAAAGTAATATATTCAAGCTTGTAGATGCTGTTATAAAGAAAAATGCTGATGGAGCTATTTCAATAATTAATAATCTTCTTTTTCAAGGGGAAAACCACCTTATAATACTTGCTATGATAATACGACAGTATAGATTAATTTATAATGTTAAAAGGTATTTGCTCCTTAAAAAGGAACAAAGCGAAATAAAAAGAATATTGAAGATTAAAAGTGACATTATATTAAAAAATTTAATTGTTCAATCTAACAATATGAATTTTGATGAACTAAAAAGAGCCTTTGATTTGTGCCTTGAAGCGGATTGTAACATAAAAAGAGGAAGAATATCTCCTAACCTCTCCCTTGAGATGCTTATAGTTAATCTTTGTAATTAA